A single genomic interval of Mycobacterium sp. DL592 harbors:
- a CDS encoding sugar transferase has translation MFSDCLIICLAVAAGQLRFATEPPDLGFPWPGPPEVGYTVVSVLLAMLWMTFLSLVGSRSARVVGHGSEEYAIIALATFQLFGLVAIISMLLHIELSRGYLAIALPLGVVGLMFSRRYWRRKTSRRRMRGEDLTSVLVVGTPRVAADIATTFAKDPEAGYQVVGICTPTGPLGDDDVVTVGSTAIPVVGMDEAVVDAVRRTGVGTVALAATEHLRDTEIRRLIWELDSLGVDLIVAPGLVDVAEQRLRSRPVAGMAMLEVTKPQYNRANSQAKRAFDIAFTVLVLLVMSPVFLAAAMAVRLSSPGPVFYVSERIGLNGTTFKMFKFRSMYDGSDSRAAAMIAATESSPLFWKVKDDPRVTPVGKFLRKFSIDELPQFLNVLRGEMSVVGPRPQVRREVDSYDDLVRRRLAVKPGLTGLWQVSGRSNLEIEDAVRMDLTYVENWSLWQDLVIIAKTVGAVLASDGAY, from the coding sequence TTGTTCAGCGATTGTCTGATCATTTGCCTGGCTGTCGCAGCCGGACAGCTGCGCTTCGCCACCGAGCCCCCTGACCTCGGCTTCCCGTGGCCGGGCCCGCCTGAGGTGGGCTACACCGTCGTCTCGGTGCTGCTCGCCATGCTGTGGATGACATTCCTGAGCCTCGTCGGCAGCCGGTCGGCCCGCGTCGTCGGCCACGGCAGCGAGGAATACGCAATCATCGCGCTGGCTACCTTCCAGCTGTTCGGTCTCGTTGCCATCATTTCGATGCTGCTTCACATCGAGCTGTCCCGCGGCTACCTCGCCATCGCCCTGCCACTCGGCGTGGTGGGCCTGATGTTCAGCAGGCGCTACTGGCGCCGCAAGACCTCGCGCCGCCGCATGCGCGGCGAGGACCTCACCTCGGTGCTCGTCGTCGGCACGCCCCGGGTGGCCGCCGACATCGCCACTACCTTCGCCAAAGATCCCGAAGCCGGCTACCAGGTCGTGGGCATCTGCACGCCGACCGGGCCGCTCGGTGACGACGATGTCGTCACCGTCGGAAGCACCGCCATCCCGGTCGTCGGCATGGACGAGGCCGTCGTCGACGCGGTCCGCCGGACCGGCGTCGGAACGGTCGCGCTGGCCGCCACCGAGCACCTGCGCGACACCGAGATCCGCCGGCTGATCTGGGAACTGGACTCCCTCGGCGTCGACCTCATCGTCGCCCCCGGCCTCGTCGACGTCGCCGAGCAGCGGCTGCGTAGCCGCCCGGTGGCGGGCATGGCGATGCTCGAGGTCACCAAGCCCCAGTACAACCGGGCCAACTCGCAGGCCAAGCGAGCCTTCGACATCGCCTTCACCGTGCTGGTGCTGCTCGTGATGTCACCGGTGTTCCTGGCCGCGGCAATGGCGGTGCGGCTGTCGAGCCCAGGGCCGGTCTTCTACGTCTCCGAGCGCATCGGCCTCAACGGCACCACGTTCAAGATGTTCAAGTTCCGCAGCATGTACGACGGCTCGGACTCCCGCGCGGCCGCCATGATCGCAGCCACCGAGAGCAGCCCGCTGTTCTGGAAGGTCAAGGACGACCCACGCGTCACCCCGGTGGGCAAGTTCCTGCGCAAGTTCAGCATCGACGAACTGCCCCAGTTCCTCAACGTGCTGCGCGGCGAGATGAGCGTGGTGGGCCCCCGGCCGCAGGTTCGCCGCGAGGTCGACTCCTACGACGACCTGGTGCGCCGCCGACTGGCCGTCAAGCCCGGCCTGACCGGCCTGTGGCAGGTCAGCGGGCGGTCCAACCTCGAGATCGAGGACGCGGTCCGCATGGACCTCACCTACGTCGAGAACTGGTCGCTGTGGCAGGACCTGGTGATCATCGCCAAGACAGTAGGCGCCGTGCTCGCCAGCGACGGCGCCTACTGA
- a CDS encoding response regulator transcription factor, whose product MTNVLIVEDEESLADPLAFLLRKEGFEATVVGDGPSALAEFDRAGADIVLLDLMLPGMTGTDVCKQLRARSSVPVIMVTARDSEIDKVVGLELGADDYVTKPYSARELIARIRAVLRRGTEADDSSLGDAILEAGPVRMDVERHVVTVNGEPITLPLKEFDLLEYLMRNSGRVLTRGQLIDRVWGADYVGDTKTLDVHVKRLRSKIEADPANPVHLVTVRGLGYKLEG is encoded by the coding sequence ATGACCAACGTATTGATCGTCGAGGACGAAGAGTCCCTGGCCGACCCGCTGGCGTTCCTGCTCCGCAAGGAGGGGTTCGAGGCCACCGTCGTCGGTGACGGACCCTCAGCGCTGGCCGAATTCGACCGGGCCGGCGCCGACATCGTGCTGCTGGATCTGATGCTGCCCGGTATGACGGGCACCGATGTCTGTAAGCAGCTGCGCGCCCGATCCAGCGTGCCGGTCATCATGGTGACCGCCCGCGACAGCGAGATCGACAAGGTGGTGGGGCTGGAACTCGGCGCCGACGACTACGTCACCAAGCCGTACTCGGCACGCGAGCTGATCGCCCGGATCCGCGCGGTGCTGCGGCGCGGAACCGAGGCCGACGACTCCAGCCTCGGTGATGCGATCCTCGAGGCCGGCCCGGTGCGGATGGACGTCGAACGGCACGTTGTCACCGTCAACGGTGAGCCGATTACCTTGCCGCTCAAGGAGTTTGATCTGTTGGAGTACCTGATGCGCAACAGTGGCCGGGTGCTGACCCGCGGGCAGTTGATCGACCGGGTGTGGGGCGCCGACTACGTCGGCGACACCAAGACCCTCGATGTGCACGTCAAGCGGCTGCGGTCGAAGATCGAGGCCGACCCCGCCAACCCGGTGCATCTGGTCACCGTGCGCGGCTTGGGCTACAAGCTGGAAGGCTGA
- a CDS encoding cell wall metabolism sensor histidine kinase WalK, producing the protein MSVVSVALLATVAALGALAVGLGIGAGLTPRILERRQRRAITEAGITVSQMLQHVVSLAPIGMVVVDSLRDVVFINERAVELGLVRDRLLDERAWKAAQHTLSTGEDVEVDLSPPRRAPAGRSGLSVRGHVRLLSEQDPRFAVVYLDDQSEQARMEASRRDFVANVSHELKTPVAAMGVLAEALLESTDDPDTVHRFGEKILTESQRLANMVGELIELSRLQGAEPLPELEVVDVDSVVSEAISRHKVAADTADITVTTDAPSGFQVLGDQGLLATALANLISNAIAYSPDGSRVSISRRRRGDNIEIAVTDRGIGIARADQERVFERFFRVDKARSRATGGTGLGLAIVKHVAANHNGSIRLWSQPGTGSTFTLSIPAHSDNDVEPTNLEARDEEKESQ; encoded by the coding sequence GTGAGTGTTGTTTCGGTGGCACTACTAGCCACCGTCGCGGCGCTAGGTGCGCTCGCTGTTGGTCTCGGTATCGGGGCCGGACTCACCCCACGCATCCTCGAGCGCAGACAGCGCCGGGCGATCACCGAAGCCGGGATCACCGTCTCCCAGATGTTGCAGCATGTGGTGTCGCTGGCCCCGATCGGCATGGTCGTCGTCGACAGCCTGCGCGACGTGGTGTTCATCAACGAACGAGCGGTGGAGCTGGGTCTGGTGCGTGACCGGCTGCTCGACGAACGGGCCTGGAAGGCCGCCCAGCACACGCTGTCGACCGGCGAGGATGTCGAGGTCGACCTGTCGCCGCCGCGGCGGGCTCCCGCCGGCCGCTCCGGGCTCTCGGTGCGAGGCCACGTGCGGTTGCTCAGCGAGCAGGATCCGCGCTTCGCCGTGGTCTACCTCGACGACCAGTCCGAGCAGGCCCGGATGGAAGCCAGCAGGCGCGACTTCGTCGCCAACGTCAGCCACGAGCTCAAGACCCCGGTCGCCGCGATGGGCGTGCTGGCCGAGGCGCTGCTGGAATCCACTGACGACCCCGACACCGTGCACCGCTTCGGTGAGAAGATCCTCACCGAGTCGCAGCGGCTGGCCAACATGGTCGGCGAGTTGATCGAGCTCTCCCGGCTGCAAGGCGCCGAGCCGCTGCCCGAGCTTGAGGTGGTGGACGTCGATAGTGTTGTCAGCGAAGCGATTTCACGCCACAAGGTGGCCGCCGATACCGCCGACATCACGGTGACCACCGATGCGCCGAGCGGTTTCCAGGTGCTCGGTGACCAGGGCCTGTTGGCCACTGCACTGGCCAACCTGATCTCCAATGCGATCGCCTACTCCCCGGACGGGTCCCGGGTCTCGATCTCACGCCGCCGCCGTGGGGACAATATCGAGATCGCCGTCACCGACCGCGGGATCGGCATCGCCCGCGCCGATCAGGAGCGCGTCTTCGAACGGTTCTTCCGTGTCGACAAGGCCCGCTCGCGTGCCACCGGCGGAACCGGGTTGGGGCTGGCCATCGTCAAGCATGTGGCGGCCAACCACAACGGCAGCATCAGGCTGTGGAGCCAGCCCGGCACCGGTTCGACCTTCACCCTGTCCATTCCCGCCCATTCCGACAACGACGTCGAGCCGACCAATCTAGAGGCCCGTGACGAGGAGAAAGAAAGCCAATGA
- a CDS encoding phosphoglyceromutase, whose translation MASDPAATLILLRHGESEWNALNLFTGWVDVDLTDKGRAEAVRGGKLLAEQGVLPDILYTSLLRRAITTAHLALDAADRLWIPVQRDWRLNERHYGALQGLDKAETKEKYGDEQFMLWRRSYDTPPPPIEKGSKYSQDADPRYADIGGGPLTECLADVVERFVPYFEDAVVPNLRAGKTVLIVAHGNSLRALVKYLDGMSDEDVVGLNIPTGIPLRYDLDADLKPLVAGGTYLDPEAAAAGAAAVASQGAK comes from the coding sequence ATGGCTTCAGATCCTGCGGCGACCCTGATCCTGCTCCGGCACGGCGAGAGCGAATGGAATGCGCTCAACCTGTTCACCGGCTGGGTGGACGTCGACCTGACCGACAAGGGCCGCGCCGAGGCGGTGCGCGGCGGCAAGTTGCTGGCCGAGCAGGGCGTGTTACCCGACATCCTGTACACCTCGTTGCTGCGGCGCGCGATCACCACCGCGCACCTGGCGCTGGACGCCGCAGACCGGTTGTGGATCCCGGTGCAGCGCGACTGGCGGCTCAACGAGCGGCACTACGGCGCGTTGCAGGGTCTGGACAAGGCCGAGACCAAGGAGAAGTACGGCGACGAGCAGTTCATGCTGTGGCGCCGTAGCTACGACACCCCGCCGCCGCCCATCGAGAAGGGCAGCAAGTACAGCCAGGACGCCGACCCGCGCTACGCCGACATCGGCGGCGGCCCGCTGACCGAATGCCTGGCCGACGTGGTCGAGCGGTTCGTGCCCTACTTCGAAGACGCCGTCGTCCCGAACCTGCGGGCCGGTAAGACGGTGCTGATCGTCGCGCACGGCAACTCGTTGCGAGCGCTGGTGAAGTACCTCGACGGCATGTCCGACGAGGACGTCGTGGGCCTGAACATCCCGACCGGGATTCCGCTGCGCTACGACCTCGATGCCGACCTCAAGCCCCTGGTGGCGGGCGGCACCTACCTCGATCCCGAGGCCGCCGCCGCCGGTGCGGCCGCGGTAGCCAGCCAGGGCGCAAAGTAG
- a CDS encoding YbjN domain-containing protein — MRQATVQQIIEKTLIDNDLAYTRFEGSHGGLPGLIVELPGERKLKTNTLLSIGEHSVRVEAFVCRQPDENHQGVYRFLLKRNRRLYGVAYTLDNIGDIYLIGRIALEAVTPDEIDRVLGQVLEAVDTDFNTLLELGFKSSIQKEWAWRVARGESLKNLEAFEHLIAEDDDAE, encoded by the coding sequence GTGAGACAGGCCACCGTCCAACAGATCATCGAGAAGACGCTGATCGACAACGATCTGGCGTACACCCGCTTCGAGGGTTCCCACGGTGGGTTGCCCGGCCTGATCGTGGAACTGCCCGGGGAGCGCAAGCTCAAGACCAACACCCTGCTGAGCATCGGTGAGCATTCGGTGCGGGTCGAGGCCTTCGTCTGCCGCCAGCCCGACGAGAACCACCAGGGTGTCTACCGCTTCCTGCTCAAGCGCAATCGGCGGCTCTACGGTGTGGCCTACACCCTGGACAACATCGGCGACATCTATCTGATCGGTCGCATCGCCCTGGAGGCGGTCACCCCTGATGAGATCGACCGGGTGCTCGGGCAGGTGCTCGAAGCGGTCGACACCGACTTCAACACATTGCTGGAACTGGGCTTCAAGTCGTCGATCCAGAAGGAGTGGGCCTGGCGGGTGGCCCGGGGCGAGTCGCTGAAGAATCTGGAAGCCTTCGAGCACCTGATCGCCGAAGACGACGATGCAGAGTGA
- the mshA gene encoding D-inositol-3-phosphate glycosyltransferase yields the protein MRHARDLSDGSADVLPRRVAVVSVHTSPLAQPGTGDAGGMNVYVLQTALHMARRGVEVEIFTRATSSADPAVVPVAPGVVVRNVVAGPFEGLDKYDLPTQLCAFTAGVLRAEANHEPGYYDVVHSHYWLSGQVGWLARDRWAVPLVHTSHTLAAVKNAALADGDAPEPPLRAVGEQQVVDEADRLIVNTDDEARQLVSLHSADPDRIDVVHPGVDLETFTPGDRRAARAAIGLAPGENVVAFVGRIQPLKAPDVLLRAAALLPDVRVLIAGGPSGSGLAAPDALVGLATELGIAERVTFLPPQSRENLVNVYRAADLVAVPSYSESFGLVAVEAQSCGTPVVAAAVGGLPVAVADGVSGSLVPGHDPDQWAAAIDALLRRDPEQLSRAAVDHARKFSWDNTVDGLLASYGRAITDYASTHRHSAARDLVARRNGRRWTMRRGVRA from the coding sequence CGAGATCTGAGCGATGGCTCGGCCGATGTGCTGCCCCGCCGTGTGGCCGTCGTCTCGGTGCACACCTCACCGTTGGCCCAGCCGGGCACCGGTGACGCCGGCGGGATGAACGTCTACGTGCTGCAAACCGCCCTGCATATGGCGCGCCGCGGCGTCGAGGTGGAGATCTTCACCAGGGCCACGTCGTCGGCGGATCCGGCGGTGGTGCCCGTCGCGCCCGGGGTCGTGGTGCGCAATGTGGTCGCCGGCCCGTTCGAGGGTCTCGACAAATACGACCTGCCCACCCAGCTGTGCGCGTTCACCGCGGGGGTGCTGCGCGCCGAGGCCAACCATGAGCCGGGCTACTACGACGTCGTGCACTCGCACTACTGGCTATCCGGTCAGGTCGGCTGGCTGGCCCGCGACCGCTGGGCGGTGCCGTTGGTGCACACCAGCCACACCCTGGCCGCGGTGAAGAACGCGGCACTGGCCGACGGCGACGCACCCGAGCCGCCCTTGCGTGCGGTCGGCGAGCAGCAGGTGGTCGACGAGGCGGACCGGCTGATCGTCAACACCGATGATGAAGCCCGCCAACTGGTTTCGTTGCACAGCGCCGATCCGGACCGGATCGACGTCGTCCATCCGGGGGTCGATCTGGAGACGTTCACCCCGGGGGACAGGCGCGCCGCCCGTGCGGCGATCGGGCTGGCGCCTGGGGAGAACGTGGTTGCATTCGTCGGCCGAATCCAACCGCTGAAAGCCCCGGATGTGTTGTTGCGGGCAGCCGCTCTGCTGCCTGATGTGCGGGTGCTGATCGCCGGCGGACCGTCCGGTAGCGGGCTGGCCGCCCCGGACGCACTCGTCGGCCTGGCCACCGAGCTGGGTATCGCCGAGCGGGTGACGTTCCTGCCGCCGCAATCGCGGGAGAACCTCGTCAACGTCTACCGCGCCGCTGATCTCGTTGCGGTGCCGAGCTATTCGGAGTCATTCGGGTTGGTTGCCGTCGAAGCGCAGTCCTGCGGCACGCCGGTGGTGGCCGCCGCGGTCGGCGGACTGCCCGTGGCGGTGGCCGACGGAGTCAGTGGCAGCCTGGTGCCCGGTCACGATCCGGATCAGTGGGCCGCCGCCATCGACGCGCTGTTGCGCCGTGACCCCGAGCAGCTGAGCCGCGCCGCCGTCGACCATGCCCGAAAGTTCTCCTGGGACAACACCGTTGACGGCTTGCTGGCCAGCTACGGCCGGGCTATCACCGACTACGCCAGCACGCACCGGCACAGCGCCGCGCGCGACCTGGTGGCCCGGCGCAACGGGCGCCGGTGGACGATGCGCAGAGGGGTGCGGGCGTGA